One Apostichopus japonicus isolate 1M-3 chromosome 14, ASM3797524v1, whole genome shotgun sequence genomic window carries:
- the LOC139979994 gene encoding platelet glycoprotein 4-like yields MNKNRKICCSSVCGGITLAIGILLLPMTVIIVDVIVEHAVILKPGTIAYPVWVEVPVPFYLQFWIWDLQNPDEFLLGAKPRLEQKGPYTWTEYRPKDESTIVHNDNGTVTFRNKKQFIFNRDMSVGPQTDTVTTINIAVFAVAHIIRYQPRRRKALWNIIHQRSGAQPIVTTTVEEILWGYEDDYLKLAQELLGEDVIPLTHFGIMLGQNNSDDGLWNVFTGETDIMKVNLIEKWNGMTELPYWTTPEARMINGTDGTVQHPFVKKEETFYAFIPLACRTGAAVYEEDRKYHRVPVLHYVQPDWLFASPDINPDNIGFCVPDEFTCPPSGLVNASVCFFHAPVFLSTPHFLYTEQSVLDMVEGMAPNKEEHQIAVDVEPISGATMKGDIRAQVNVFIRDYDFVTGLETIPTAYFPILWQNESAGVPEDIAREYFLKTRLPLILIVVITSLLLVGGIGLLVWLGILLYDKNKQDPKMISNKSEHALEGKVNPSVQVKDEKKADHDPYEDIQKSDSKMDVL; encoded by the exons ATGAATAAAAATCGCAAAATATGTTGTTCTTCAGTTTGTGGTGGAATCACTCTTGCCATCGGAATATTACTTCTCCCGATGACCGTTATTATTGTTGACGTCATTGTTGAACAC GCGGTGATTCTCAAACCTGGTACTATTGCGTATCCTGTGTGGGTTGAGGTTCCTGTTCCATTTTACCTGCAGTTTTGGATTTGGGATCTTCAAAACCCAGACGAGTTCTTGTTAGGAGCAAAACCGCGTCTTGAGCAGAAAGGCCCCTACACTTGGAC GGAATACAGACCAAAAGATGAATCCACCATTGTGCACAACGACAATGGAACAGTCACATtcagaaacaaaaaacaatttatcTTTAATCGAGACATGTCAGTGGGACCCCAGACGGATACAGTCACCACAATCAACATTGCCGTCTTC GCGGTGGCTCATATCATACGATATCAACCAAGAAGACGTAAAGCACTCTGGAATATCATCCATCAGAGATCAGGTGCTCAGCCAATCGTGACTACAACAGTAGAAGAGATACTCTGGGGATATGAGGATGACTATCTTAAACTAGCACAAGAACTCCTAGGAGAGGATGTCATACCTCTTACACACTTTGGAATCATGCTAGGG CAAAACAACTCGGATGACGGACTTTGGAACGTTTTCACTGGAGAAACTGACATAATGAAAGTCAACCTCATAGAAAAATGGAATGGAATGACAGAGCTACCGTACTGGACCACACCAGAAGCGCGAATGATAAACGGAACAG ATGGCACAGTACAGCATCCGTTTGTGAAGAAAGAAGAGACATTTTACGCATTCATCCCTCTAGCTTGTAG AACTGGTGCAGCTGTATACGAGGAAGACAGAAAATATCATCGTGTGCCAGTGCTACATTACGTACAACCGGATTGGTTATTTGCCAGTCCTGATATTAATCCCGATAATATTGGCTTTTGCGTCCCAGATGAATTTACATGTCCACCGTCGGGACTCGTGAATGCCTCAGTATGCTTCTTCC aTGCTCCGGTCTTCCTTTCCACTCCTCACTTTCTCTATACGGAGCAGAGTGTATTGGATATGGTTGAAGGCATGGCACCTAATAAAGAAGAACACCAAATCGCGGTAGATGTGGAACCA ATTTCCGGTGCGACAATGAAAGGAGATATCAGAGCTCAGGTCAATGTTTTCATCAGAGATTATGACTTCGTTAC tgGTTTAGAGACTATCCCGACGGCTTATTTTCCAATACTTTGGCAGAATGAG AGTGCAGGCGTACCAGAAGACATTGCGCGGGAATACTTCTTGAAGACTCGCCTTCCTCTCATATTGATCGTGGTGATCACGTCTCTACTTCTAGTGGGAGGAATAGGTTTATTGGTATGGCTAGGAATTCTCTTGTATGACAAGAACAAACAGGACCCAAAG ATGATATCAAACAAATCCGAACATGCATTAGAAGGTAAGGTCAATCCTTCAGTGCAGGTCAAGGACGAGAAGAAAGCTGACCACGATCCATATGAAGATATTCAAAAATCAGATAGCAAGATGGATGTTCTGTGA